The following DNA comes from Methanomicrobia archaeon.
AGGAGTGGGATTGATACTACGAACGCTTCGTTACGCCCCCGAATCGGTTTCTGCTACTTATTTAAATGCATACCTCAGTTTTTTTAGTAATGTACAAGCGGATTGTCATGATCGTTGATTCCGGGATAGAAACGAAATTTGTCTCGAGTTATGCGCTGTTAATCGCGCGAGCTTCCAATGCGAACTTATATCTCGTGCCCGCGTTTGACGATCCGGAAGTCGCAGCGAACGTACGGAAGATACAGAGCAGAGCAGAAAAGGAAGGGGTAGCAACAGAAGAGCTCCCGATCGCTGAGAGTGTGGTGAGAGAGGTGAATAGACTGGTACGTGACAAGCAGATGGATCTCATCATTGTTGTTCTGAAAGGGGAACGAGATGGCCGGTTATTTATTGGCACCCTTGCCCAGCGGCTGATGAAGCACGCTCAGGCCTCGGTCGTCGGTGTGCGAATCGTCAAGGCGCGACCGATAACGCATCACCGGAAACTGCTTGTACCGATATCCAACAGGGATTATCACTTCAAAGAGCGACTCTTTCTTATTGATACACTCGCGAAGAGCCTGGATCTTAACGTTTCGCTCTTCCGGTGCATCAAAGCGCTGGGCAGGTCGTTTGACAAGGCTGAGATGGAAGCGTTCTTTAAGGAGAGCGAGGAATACCTCTCACCCTTTAAGGCTGATCTCCGTGAAGGCGATGTGCCGACAGACGTTCGCGTGCAGGTCTGCGAGAACGCGACGGATAGTATCCTTGATGAGGCCATGAGTGGTCGCTTTGATCTCCTGCTGGTGCACGCGCTCAGACGAAATGTAGTGAAGGAGCTTTTAGGGAGCAACGAGATGGAGGAGATTATACGAAGAACGCCTGCGAACCTCCTGCTGTGGAAGTCGAGGGATTGAATGCGATGGAAGAAGAGCTTACCGATGTCCATGAGACCGCGATTGAGGAAGTCTACAAGTCTCTGGAATCGTCCCCTGACGGGTTACCGGAAGAGGAAGTCAGGAACCGGTTTCTCTCCTTCGGCTCGAACGAGATCCAGGAGAAGCGGCGAACACCGCTCTCCATAAAGTTCCTGAAACAGTTCTTCAATTTCTTTGCCATTCTGCTCTGGATTGCGGGCGGGCTCGCCTTTCTCGGTGAGTACCTCTCGCCGAACGAAGGAAACCTGAACCTCGGTATCGCCATCATCGGTGTGATCTTCATCAATGCCGTCTTCACCTTCTATCAAGAGTACAAGGCGGAACGAGCGGCAGAGGCGCTGAAGAAGATGCTCGCCCCTGAGGCACGGGTTGTAAGGGCGAAGAAAGAGCTTCAGATACCCGCACGCGAGGTGGTCGTCGGCGATATCATTCTACTTTCTGAAGGAGACCGGGTCCCCGCAGATGGGCGGCTGACGGAGGAGTATGAACTGAAGGTAAACAATGCGCCCCTGACCGGAGAGTCGGTACCGCAGACGAGGAGCACGACACCGGAGAAGGGCGAGCTGTTAGAGGCAAAGAACGCGGTCTTTTCCGGCACGACCGTCGTCTCTGGCTCC
Coding sequences within:
- a CDS encoding universal stress protein, giving the protein MYKRIVMIVDSGIETKFVSSYALLIARASNANLYLVPAFDDPEVAANVRKIQSRAEKEGVATEELPIAESVVREVNRLVRDKQMDLIIVVLKGERDGRLFIGTLAQRLMKHAQASVVGVRIVKARPITHHRKLLVPISNRDYHFKERLFLIDTLAKSLDLNVSLFRCIKALGRSFDKAEMEAFFKESEEYLSPFKADLREGDVPTDVRVQVCENATDSILDEAMSGRFDLLLVHALRRNVVKELLGSNEMEEIIRRTPANLLLWKSRD